Part of the Pseudomonas lijiangensis genome is shown below.
AAGAGCAATTAAGACCTAGTCACTGTCTTCGCGAATGAATTCGCTTGTGTCTTTGATCAGGGTAATGTCTGGGGTGAGAGGGGTGGATGGCAAGCTGACCATTCGCGGTGCCCAGAGCACGTGTGGGAGCCAAGCTGCCATCCACTCTTCCCGCTTTGGCTCAAAGCTCGAACAGTTGACTGAGTCCGACCTCGAACAACAAGCGTGAGCCAGGCCAAAGCGCCTCTCACTCTTTATCCTAGAGGTTTTACTCATGTCCGCCTATGCCGGAATTGATGTTTCCAAGGCCACGCTGCAGGTTGCACTGTTTCCCAAAGCAGATGATCTCTGCGTGCCTAACACCGAAGAAGGTCTCGCCAGCATCGCTGAGTACCTCAGCGCCCATCAGGTTGAACGTGTTCTTGTTGAGGCCACCGGGGGTTACGAGAGACTGTCGGTAAAGCTGCTGGCTAATGCCGGGTTCAAGGTCCAGCGTATCAACCCTGTCCGCTCACGCCAGTTCGCGCTGGCCATGGGCAAGCGCGCCAAGACGGACCCGATCGACGCGCAAATGCTGGCCATGTTCGCCTCCAGCCTGGAGGAAAAGGGTTTCGCCAAGCCTGACGAGGAACGCGAAGTCCTGCTTGAACTGGTCAACTTGCGTAGCAACCTGCTTCAACAACGCGATGACAACCGGCGCCGTATCAAACAGGCCGTACTGCCCTGCGTGGTGGAAATCTACCTCGCGTTGGAGGCCAGCCTTAAAGTGCAGATCAAGTCGGTGGATCAGCTTGTCGCTGCACAAACCCGCCGGGTCGACTCAGAACTGCTGCAACGGCTAGAGGCTGTAAAGGGCGTGGGGGCCGTGACAATCGCCAGCCTCTTCTGCTACCTGCCCGAGCTGGGCGACCTGAGCCGTGGACAAATCGCTGCCTTGGCCGGCGTGGCGCCGTACAACAACGACAGCGGTACCAAGACCGGTAAGCGGCAGATCTACGGTGGGCGGTCGAAACTACGCCGTGCGGCCTACATGTGTGCGCTGGGGATGGTGCGCTACAACTCCGATTTCAAGGAGCGTTATGCGAGGCTGCGTGCCAAAGGCAAGTGCGCGAAAGTGGCCCTGGTGGCCTGCATGCGGGTGTTGCTGATTCGCCTGAACGCCATGGCGCGCGACGGAACACCATGGCGTGATCAGGTGGTTTGAATGGGGGGCGGGCGTTGCCCGCCATCGCGGAATCTATCCGCGATGACATCATGAAAATGCCCGTTCATCGGGGAGCGATGAAAGACAGTTGGCTCCCACCGTTCAGGAGTGGGTTCATTCGCGAAATGCCTCACCGCCGACTGCCAGGCTATCGATATGCCCAAAACCCTGTACCGCCTCATTCTCACATTCGCGTTCCTGCTGCCGATTGCAGTACACGCCAGTGATGCCGGCGATTTCGTTTCTGCCAGCTCTTCGCAACAGGCCGACCTGCTTGAAACCTGGGCAGCCAAACCTGCGCCCGAGCGTGTCGAGCTGCTTGAAGCCTTGCGCGATGGACGTGTTGCAGCAGACAGCAGCAAACGCGCCTACCTCGAAAACAACGAGCAATACGTGGCCGTGGATGCCCAGGCACCTGCCGCCGCCGATGCGCCAAACCCTGATGAACCGCGCAAACTGCGCCTGAACAATCGGCTGCGGGGTCTGGTCGAGACCGCGCTGGCCAGTCACCAATTGCTGGCGGCCGATGCAAAATTGCGTCTGTCTGCTGCCCGGCAATTGCAGAAAAGCGCCCGCCCCGCTCAGCTTGAACTGCTGACCCAACGGACCGCCGCCGAAACCGACTCCGGCGTCAAGGACGCCCTGACGCTGGCGCTGGCCAACCTGCAACTGGTCGACAGCAGCCCTTCGGTGCGTCTGGCAGCCGTGCGCCTGCTGGGTGAAACCGGCGACCCGCTGGCCCGCACCCGGCTTGAAAGCCTTCTATCCCCCGGCGTGGAAACCGATGCAACCGTGCGCATTGCGGCCGAAACCAGTCTGGCGCAGGTCAAGCGCAAGCTGATGATCGGCGAAGTGCTGGGGCAGGCCTTCAGTGGCATGTCCCTGGGCTCGATTCTGTTGCTGGCCGCTCTCGGGCTGGCGATCACCTTCGGCCTGCTGGGCGTGATCAACATGGCCCACGGCGAAATGCTGATGCTGGGTGCCTATTCAACCTACGTGGTGCAGTTGATGTTCCAGCGCTATGCGCCGGGCGCCATCGAGTACTACCCGCTGATCGCCTTGCCGGTGGCGTTTTTCGTCACGGCGCTGATCGGCATGGCGCTGGAACGCACCGTGATTCGCCATTTGTATGGCCGCCCGCTGGAAACCCTGCTCGCCACCTGGGGCATCAGCCTGATGCTGATTCAGGCCGTGCGGCTGGCTTTCGGTGCTCAGAACGTTGAAGTCGCCAACCCTGAGTGGCTGTCGGGCGGGATTCAAGTGCTGCCCAACCTCGTGCTGCCTTACAACCGTATCGTGATCATCGCCTTCGCGCTGTTCGTGGTGGTGCTGACCTGGCTGCTGCTGAACAAGACCCGACTGGGCCTGAACGTGCGCGCCGTGACCCAGAACCGCAACATGGCCGCCTGCTGCGGCGTGCCCACCGGACGAATCGACATGATGGCCTTCGGGCTG
Proteins encoded:
- a CDS encoding IS110 family transposase, producing MSAYAGIDVSKATLQVALFPKADDLCVPNTEEGLASIAEYLSAHQVERVLVEATGGYERLSVKLLANAGFKVQRINPVRSRQFALAMGKRAKTDPIDAQMLAMFASSLEEKGFAKPDEEREVLLELVNLRSNLLQQRDDNRRRIKQAVLPCVVEIYLALEASLKVQIKSVDQLVAAQTRRVDSELLQRLEAVKGVGAVTIASLFCYLPELGDLSRGQIAALAGVAPYNNDSGTKTGKRQIYGGRSKLRRAAYMCALGMVRYNSDFKERYARLRAKGKCAKVALVACMRVLLIRLNAMARDGTPWRDQVV
- the urtB gene encoding urea ABC transporter permease subunit UrtB, whose translation is MPKTLYRLILTFAFLLPIAVHASDAGDFVSASSSQQADLLETWAAKPAPERVELLEALRDGRVAADSSKRAYLENNEQYVAVDAQAPAAADAPNPDEPRKLRLNNRLRGLVETALASHQLLAADAKLRLSAARQLQKSARPAQLELLTQRTAAETDSGVKDALTLALANLQLVDSSPSVRLAAVRLLGETGDPLARTRLESLLSPGVETDATVRIAAETSLAQVKRKLMIGEVLGQAFSGMSLGSILLLAALGLAITFGLLGVINMAHGEMLMLGAYSTYVVQLMFQRYAPGAIEYYPLIALPVAFFVTALIGMALERTVIRHLYGRPLETLLATWGISLMLIQAVRLAFGAQNVEVANPEWLSGGIQVLPNLVLPYNRIVIIAFALFVVVLTWLLLNKTRLGLNVRAVTQNRNMAACCGVPTGRIDMMAFGLGSGIAGLGGVALSQIGNVGPDLGQSYIIDSFLVVVLGGVGQLAGSVMAAFGLGIANKILEPQIGAVLGKILILALIILFIQKRPQGLFALKGRVID